TGATCTTGACTGGCAAGGCCAGCCAAAATCAGGCCAGGTCATAGTTGTTATCGTACATGGTCTAGAGGGTAGCTCAGACTCTCATTATGCCCGTCGTATTCTGGCCGCTTGTAAAACACAAAAACTATGTGCCGTAGTACATCATCACCGCAGCTGTTCAGGTGAGTTAAATAGGCTCGTCAGGGGTTACCATAGTGGTGATACCCAAGATATACATGCCACGCTCACCCAGCTTAAGCAGCGCTTTCCAGACTCTCCTTTGCTGGCCGTGGGTTATAGTCTTGGCGGTAATGTTTTAATTAAGTATCAAGGTGAACAGCAAGATAACAGCTTGATTGAGCGAGCAGTTGCCATCTCTGCACCACTACATCTTGCAGCATGCGCAAAACGGCTAGAAAAAGGCTTTTCAAAGGTGTATCAGAGTTACCTGATAAAACAGCTGCAACAGAAGATGATTGGTAAAATATCGACTCCCTCACTCAAAAACCTAATGCCGATTAGCCAAACTGAAATCGAACACCTCACGACTTTTCATGCCTTTGATGATCAAATAACAGCACCACTGCACGGTTTTAATGGTGTTGATGACTACTATCATAGAGCGAGTGGCCTTCCCTATTTGAGTCAAATTCAGAAACCCACCTTAGTCATCCACGCTAAAGATGATCCCTTTATGACCCATGCAGTTATTCCTAGCAGTGAGCAGTTAGCTGAACAGGTCGAATACGAACTGCATGATAATGGCGGTCATGTTGGCTTTATCGACGGCGGTACACCATGGCGACCCCGCTACTATATTGAAAATAGAATATTGTCTTTTTTAACTTCTCACCTCAATCAACCTGAGAATACAACATGCTAGTACCCTATGAAGCATTGACGCAGTTACCCGCTGAAACATTTGATAACATCATAAAAGAGTTCCTCATTGGTCAACTTGAAGATGGCAGCTTCTCGAGCACTGATAACAACAGCTTGAAGAGTGCTATTTCAACCTGCCGCGCTGCACTTGCCCGTGGTGAACTCGTAGTCGAGTTTAGCGAAGAGGACGAGTCGATCGCGATTAGGCGTAAAGAGGATATCGTCACGATGGATCCTGCACAAGATTGACCTAAGAGTGTCGAATACGTATAACTATAAATTCACATACAGTTTTTGAAGAATCGATTTGTTGCGACATAAAAACAATCAGCCATCTTTGGCTGCTTACAGGTGATATTCAACTGTTTCTATTTTAGGTAAAAAAATGTCAGCGAAACATCCTATTATTGCTGTAACAGGCTCATCTGGTGCAGGAACGACAACCACAACCACCGCATTCAGCCATATCTTTAGGCAGCTTGGCATCAACGCAGCCATCGTAGAGGGTGACAGCTTTCATCATTTCACTCGCCCTGAAATGGCAGTGATGATCCGTAAAGAAAAAACTGAAAATCGTAATATTAGTTATTTTGGCCCCGAGGCCAATGACTTTCAGCGCTTGGAGCAATGCTTTAGTGATTATAGCGCTACTGGCCAAGGTGAAACCCGAGCCTACCTGCACACTTTTGACGAAGCCGTTCCATTCAACCAGATGCCAGGTACGTTCACTCAATGGCACCCATTGCCTGAAAATACCGAGATGCTTTACTATGAGGGTCTGCATGGCGGCGTCGTCACCGATGATTGTGACGTGGCACAACATGTCGATCTGCTAATAGGAATGGTACCCATCGTCAATTTGGAGTGGATTCAAAAGATTATTCGTGACACCTCAGACAGGGGTCATAGCCGCGAAAAAGTCATGGACTCAATAGTCCGCAGTATGGACGACTATATTAACCATATGACGCCACAGTTCTCCCGTACCCATATTAATTTTCAGCGAGTGCCTACAGTAGATACTTCTAACCCTTTTAGCGCTAAGAGTATCCCCAGCTTAGATGAAAGTTTTGTAGTGATCCGTTTTCGTGGCATTAAGAATGTCGACTTCCCTTATTACTTACGGATGATCCAAGGGTCATTTATGTCTCGTATCAACACCTTAGTAGTTCCTGGCGGCAAGATGTCATTAGCAATGGAGCTGATTTTAACGCCATTAGTTAAAGACTTAATAGATAAACGACTGCAGCTTATAACACCAGAAAATGAGTAATTAAACCCAACAATTAGCTTTATTAAGATTTGTTTAAGGCTGGCTCTGTAGACTTTAGCTTATCGGGATTTCAGGCGAAAGAACGATAAGTTAGCATGCTCTTGGTGGTAAATTCCCCCATCTTGATCTGTTTGTCTCCTTGGGTGTGCTAACTAACCTAACCTCTCCATAAAAACATAAATTAAATTCCTCATTCATGTTGATCTGTTTGTCACCTTGAGTATGCAGGCTAACCTAACTTATCCCTCTTCTGTGCAAAGTAAATTCCACCTCCATGTTGATCTGTTTGTCTCCTTGGGTGTGCTAACTAACCTAACCTCTCCATAAAAACATAAAGTAAATTCCATCTCCATGTTGATCTGTTTGTCTCCTTGGGTGTGCTGGCTAACCTAACTTATTCCTCTTCTGTGCAAAGTAAATTCCACCTCCATGTTGATCTGTTTGTCACCTTGAGTATGCAGGCTAACCTAACTTATCCCTCTTCTGTGCAAAGTAAATTCCACCTCCATGTTGATCTGTTTGCCTCCTTGAGTATGCTGGCTAACCTCTCC
The Shewanella sp. KX20019 DNA segment above includes these coding regions:
- a CDS encoding phosphoribulokinase — encoded protein: MSAKHPIIAVTGSSGAGTTTTTTAFSHIFRQLGINAAIVEGDSFHHFTRPEMAVMIRKEKTENRNISYFGPEANDFQRLEQCFSDYSATGQGETRAYLHTFDEAVPFNQMPGTFTQWHPLPENTEMLYYEGLHGGVVTDDCDVAQHVDLLIGMVPIVNLEWIQKIIRDTSDRGHSREKVMDSIVRSMDDYINHMTPQFSRTHINFQRVPTVDTSNPFSAKSIPSLDESFVVIRFRGIKNVDFPYYLRMIQGSFMSRINTLVVPGGKMSLAMELILTPLVKDLIDKRLQLITPENE
- a CDS encoding YheU family protein translates to MLVPYEALTQLPAETFDNIIKEFLIGQLEDGSFSSTDNNSLKSAISTCRAALARGELVVEFSEEDESIAIRRKEDIVTMDPAQD
- a CDS encoding hydrolase: MIRQRFSPPWWARNPHIQTILPVLTKVDRPRLERERLELDDGDFIDLDWQGQPKSGQVIVVIVHGLEGSSDSHYARRILAACKTQKLCAVVHHHRSCSGELNRLVRGYHSGDTQDIHATLTQLKQRFPDSPLLAVGYSLGGNVLIKYQGEQQDNSLIERAVAISAPLHLAACAKRLEKGFSKVYQSYLIKQLQQKMIGKISTPSLKNLMPISQTEIEHLTTFHAFDDQITAPLHGFNGVDDYYHRASGLPYLSQIQKPTLVIHAKDDPFMTHAVIPSSEQLAEQVEYELHDNGGHVGFIDGGTPWRPRYYIENRILSFLTSHLNQPENTTC